The following are encoded in a window of Aerococcus sanguinicola genomic DNA:
- a CDS encoding UvrD-helicase domain-containing protein has translation MASREDLIQGLNDKQKEAVQCTEGPLLIMAGAGSGKTRVLTHRMAYILSEKDVRPWNLLAITFTNKAAKEMRERVDQLIGQGAEAMWVATFHSMCVRILRREAEAIGLSRSFTIADPAEQQTLIKQVMKDLNFDTTKFKPRMILGKISDAKNNLQTPDQYADTHSGLIEDIVAKCYVAYQKQLLAAQSLDFDDLIMYTVRLFEEQKEVLRYYQQKFQYIHVDEYQDTNEAQYRLVKLLAAYFKNICVVGDADQSIYGWRGANMENILNFEKDYPEAKVVLLEQNYRSTKTILAAANNVIGRNQKRKEKDLWTDNDQGEKIHYYRAQTEQDESYFVIEEIKKALQKGYQYKDVAVLYRTNAQSRVVEENLVKANLPYRIVGGLKFYDRKEIKDILAYLRLLANPQDNLSFTRVVNVPKRGVGPGSLDKLRHFASDQGLTLLQAAGHVDYAPISGKAAKSLKNFAQMLADLNQERAELSIRQLTEKLLDQSGYQEDLENQKTLEAQTRLENIQEFLSVADEFDKRWREEAGDRQAAAAADDQGQPVQVEAIQLPEGPGPSAQKQEAISLFGDDTLDRLLDEEDLAAPELEEDRLLAFLTDLSLVSDTGEEEESASGQVTLMTLHAAKGLEFPIVFMIGMEEGLFPLSRAAQDPDELEEERRLAYVGITRAEEKLYLSNSYSRMLYGKREAHAPSRFIEEIDAEHLDQSAKQATSFSFDFGQSQARKAGSYRNYLKGKQQERAGAQTYYDRQGKEAKRSVFDKPQGQSKSADQETAWRVGDKAQHKKWGLGTVVKVTGEGNDQELDIAFKAQGIKRLLAAFAPIEKV, from the coding sequence ATGGCAAGCAGGGAAGATTTAATTCAAGGACTCAACGATAAACAAAAAGAAGCTGTACAGTGTACCGAAGGACCGCTCTTGATTATGGCTGGGGCAGGCTCGGGTAAAACCCGGGTCTTGACCCATCGGATGGCCTATATTCTAAGCGAGAAGGATGTCCGCCCTTGGAACCTACTGGCGATTACCTTTACCAATAAGGCCGCAAAAGAAATGCGCGAGCGGGTGGACCAGTTGATTGGTCAAGGCGCAGAGGCCATGTGGGTGGCAACCTTCCACTCCATGTGTGTCCGCATCCTCAGACGGGAAGCAGAGGCAATCGGGCTTTCGCGTTCCTTCACCATTGCTGATCCGGCTGAACAGCAGACCTTAATTAAACAAGTGATGAAAGACCTCAACTTCGATACGACTAAGTTCAAGCCCCGGATGATCTTGGGTAAGATTTCGGATGCTAAGAATAATTTGCAGACACCTGACCAGTATGCTGACACGCATTCTGGCCTGATTGAAGATATCGTGGCTAAGTGCTATGTAGCCTATCAGAAACAATTATTGGCGGCTCAATCCTTGGACTTTGATGATTTAATCATGTATACGGTGCGCTTATTTGAAGAACAGAAGGAGGTTTTGCGCTACTACCAGCAGAAATTCCAATATATCCATGTAGACGAATATCAGGATACTAACGAAGCCCAGTACCGCCTAGTTAAACTATTGGCTGCTTACTTCAAGAATATCTGTGTAGTGGGAGACGCCGACCAGTCCATCTATGGCTGGCGGGGGGCTAATATGGAGAATATCCTAAATTTTGAAAAAGATTATCCCGAAGCCAAAGTCGTTCTCTTGGAACAGAATTATCGGTCCACTAAGACGATCCTGGCTGCAGCTAACAACGTGATCGGTCGCAACCAGAAGCGCAAAGAAAAAGATCTCTGGACAGACAATGACCAAGGCGAGAAGATCCATTATTACCGGGCACAAACGGAGCAGGATGAGAGTTACTTTGTTATTGAAGAAATTAAAAAGGCCCTCCAAAAAGGCTACCAATACAAGGATGTGGCTGTCCTCTACCGGACCAATGCCCAATCACGGGTGGTCGAAGAAAACCTGGTTAAGGCTAACCTGCCTTACCGCATTGTCGGGGGCTTGAAATTCTATGACCGCAAAGAAATTAAAGATATCCTAGCTTATTTACGCTTACTGGCTAATCCCCAAGACAATCTCAGCTTTACCCGGGTAGTGAATGTACCTAAGCGGGGCGTAGGGCCAGGCAGCTTGGATAAATTGCGCCATTTTGCCAGTGACCAGGGCTTGACCCTCTTGCAGGCAGCAGGTCATGTTGATTATGCACCGATTTCAGGTAAGGCAGCTAAATCGCTGAAAAATTTTGCGCAGATGCTAGCTGACCTTAACCAGGAACGAGCTGAACTCAGCATCCGCCAACTAACAGAGAAGCTTTTAGACCAATCTGGCTACCAGGAAGACTTAGAAAATCAGAAGACTCTGGAAGCTCAGACACGCTTGGAGAATATCCAGGAATTCCTCTCCGTTGCGGATGAATTTGATAAGCGTTGGCGGGAGGAAGCGGGCGACCGGCAAGCAGCAGCGGCGGCTGATGACCAAGGCCAGCCGGTCCAAGTGGAAGCTATCCAATTGCCAGAAGGTCCTGGACCATCGGCTCAAAAGCAAGAGGCAATCAGTCTCTTTGGCGATGACACCTTGGACCGCTTATTGGATGAGGAAGATTTAGCGGCTCCTGAACTTGAGGAAGACCGTTTACTAGCCTTTCTCACCGACCTCTCCCTGGTATCAGATACAGGCGAAGAGGAAGAAAGCGCTAGCGGCCAGGTGACCCTGATGACCCTCCATGCGGCTAAGGGATTGGAATTTCCTATTGTTTTTATGATCGGTATGGAAGAAGGTCTCTTCCCCTTGTCTCGGGCAGCTCAAGACCCAGATGAATTAGAGGAGGAGCGGCGCTTGGCCTATGTTGGGATTACCCGTGCTGAAGAGAAACTCTATCTCAGCAACAGTTACAGTCGCATGCTCTATGGTAAGCGTGAAGCCCATGCCCCCTCACGCTTCATTGAAGAGATCGATGCTGAACATCTCGACCAATCCGCTAAGCAAGCGACCAGCTTTTCCTTCGACTTTGGCCAGAGCCAAGCCAGGAAAGCCGGTTCTTACCGCAATTACCTCAAAGGCAAGCAGCAGGAACGGGCAGGGGCTCAGACTTATTACGACCGACAAGGCAAGGAAGCCAAGCGGTCCGTCTTTGACAAGCCGCAAGGTCAAAGCAAGTCAGCTGACCAAGAAACCGCCTGGCGAGTTGGCGACAAGGCCCAGCATAAGAAGTGGGGCCTAGGCACCGTTGTCAAAGTGACCGGCGAGGGGAATGACCAAGAATTAGATATTGCCTTTAAAGCGCAGGGAATCAAACGCTTGTTAGCAGCCTTTGCGCCGATTGAGAAAGTTTAA
- the ligA gene encoding NAD-dependent DNA ligase LigA, translated as MDAKEEIRKLTEQLNHYAYEYYVLDQPSVTDADYDQAYRRLEDLEARYPDYIQADSPTQRVGDKLDNRFEKVQHPTPMLSLGDVFDRQELEDFMASVERGLGFMPRFVCEMKIDGLSVSIRYQEGAYQGAATRGDGTVGEDITANVKTISAVPMRLREAQDLEVRGEIYMPKASFKQLNEQREEAGQATFANPRNSAAGSVRQLDPKVTAQRKLNVFLYSGVFDESLGVSSQSELLARLPELGLRVNPNYRICQTAEEVWAYVDEVQEKRHELAYEIDGIVIKVDRFEDQEALGYTVKAPRWAIAYKFPAEQAQTELKDIEWTVGRTGVVTPTAVMTPVLLAGSTVQRASLHNADLIQDKDLRLGDQIIIHKAGDIIPEVVRVLEDERPADSQPYAIPETCPVCGSDLIHLEDEVALRCVNLACPAQAKEKLYHFVSRNAMDISGVGPRLLEQLYDRDLVGDPSDLYQLDKESLLDLDKVGDKSADNILTAIEASKANSLERLLFALGIRHVGAKAAKDLAAHLPSMEELIAADKASYLSIDGIGEIIADSLEEFFANDEVLALIDRLRASGLNMTYLGASPESVADQDSFWQGKTVVLTGKLDQYTRQEAKAAIEALGGKVTGSVSKNTDILVAGADAGSKLTKAQDLDVTIFTEADMVDRLD; from the coding sequence GTGGATGCTAAAGAAGAAATTCGAAAATTGACCGAGCAATTGAACCACTATGCCTATGAGTACTATGTCTTAGACCAACCGAGCGTGACTGATGCGGACTACGACCAAGCCTATCGACGTTTAGAGGACTTGGAGGCCCGCTATCCAGATTATATTCAGGCTGATTCACCGACCCAACGCGTTGGGGATAAGTTAGATAATCGTTTTGAGAAGGTCCAGCACCCCACGCCGATGTTATCTTTGGGGGATGTCTTCGACCGTCAGGAATTAGAAGACTTCATGGCTTCTGTGGAACGGGGTTTAGGCTTTATGCCCCGCTTTGTTTGTGAAATGAAGATTGATGGTCTGTCGGTTTCGATTCGCTACCAAGAGGGGGCCTACCAAGGGGCGGCTACCCGGGGCGATGGCACGGTAGGCGAAGATATTACGGCGAATGTGAAGACGATCTCGGCCGTGCCGATGCGCTTGCGGGAGGCCCAAGACCTGGAAGTGCGCGGGGAGATCTATATGCCCAAGGCTTCTTTCAAACAGTTGAATGAACAGCGTGAAGAGGCAGGACAAGCCACCTTTGCCAATCCCCGTAACTCGGCAGCTGGTTCGGTCCGCCAACTCGATCCTAAGGTCACGGCCCAAAGAAAGCTGAATGTCTTTCTTTACAGCGGCGTCTTTGATGAGTCATTGGGTGTCTCTAGCCAGTCTGAACTCCTGGCCCGTTTGCCCGAGCTGGGTTTGCGGGTTAACCCTAATTACCGGATCTGTCAGACAGCTGAAGAAGTTTGGGCTTATGTGGATGAGGTCCAGGAGAAGCGTCATGAACTCGCCTATGAAATCGATGGTATTGTGATTAAGGTGGATCGTTTTGAAGACCAGGAAGCTCTAGGTTATACCGTCAAGGCACCGCGCTGGGCCATTGCTTACAAGTTCCCAGCCGAACAAGCTCAGACCGAATTAAAGGATATTGAGTGGACGGTAGGGCGGACTGGGGTCGTCACTCCAACAGCGGTGATGACGCCTGTTCTCTTAGCTGGTTCAACGGTGCAGCGGGCCAGCCTCCACAATGCCGACTTGATCCAGGACAAGGACTTGCGTTTGGGCGACCAAATCATTATCCATAAGGCAGGGGATATCATCCCCGAAGTGGTCCGTGTCTTAGAAGACGAACGGCCAGCTGATAGTCAGCCCTATGCAATTCCCGAAACTTGCCCCGTTTGCGGCAGTGATTTGATCCATTTAGAGGATGAGGTTGCCCTGCGCTGTGTGAATCTAGCTTGTCCGGCCCAGGCCAAGGAGAAGCTCTACCATTTTGTATCCCGCAATGCCATGGATATCAGTGGGGTAGGCCCCCGTTTACTAGAACAGCTTTATGACCGTGACCTAGTCGGCGACCCTTCAGACCTCTACCAATTAGATAAGGAAAGTTTACTCGATCTCGATAAGGTAGGCGATAAATCTGCTGATAATATCTTGACGGCCATTGAGGCTTCCAAGGCGAATTCTCTGGAACGCTTGCTCTTTGCCCTCGGTATCCGCCATGTCGGAGCCAAGGCCGCTAAAGACCTGGCCGCTCATCTTCCTAGTATGGAAGAACTGATTGCAGCTGACAAGGCCTCCTACCTAAGCATTGATGGGATCGGTGAAATTATCGCTGACTCACTTGAAGAATTCTTCGCAAATGATGAGGTTCTAGCCTTGATTGACCGCTTGCGTGCAAGTGGACTCAATATGACTTATTTAGGTGCTAGCCCGGAAAGCGTCGCCGACCAGGATTCCTTCTGGCAAGGTAAGACAGTGGTGCTGACCGGCAAGCTTGACCAGTATACGCGCCAGGAAGCTAAGGCAGCCATCGAAGCCTTGGGTGGTAAGGTAACCGGGTCTGTTTCTAAGAATACGGATATTCTCGTTGCTGGCGCTGATGCAGGGAGTAAGCTGACTAAGGCTCAGGATTTGGATGTGACGATTTTTACAGAAGCTGATATGGTTGACCGTCTCGATTAA
- a CDS encoding CamS family sex pheromone protein, translating to MKRLHHKLGLLVCLALALAGCQGPDQAEEGQAQESSGQASQAEEQDAPALSINHYPAAIEDGHYKMSESRGLMARPSSEANLRNFEEGLYRIAEGQFSTEEYYFQEGQLITREMANQWLGAKTKDNPEGLNPEGSASDKREDYQPKYLNSILEYNFMKKDAEDNYQLEGVTIGLALNSEDTFSNGESQEKISIDKDQALEHGKQIAEEVVARIRKDKKYAKLPIQVALFYNGPTDSLAGGSYASEVVSVAGTAFSDWENYDTQHLVFGVDDAAAEEDNVAFARFTSEVEDFFPRLSGISGVGTYEEGRLSQIDIEINTQFDGYSELVALVQHTMNTANTIFRNNRGSITIRVEGPSGIRAIMERQAGENNFTYEMIS from the coding sequence ATGAAACGATTACACCATAAATTGGGCTTGCTCGTCTGTCTGGCCCTGGCTCTTGCGGGCTGCCAGGGTCCAGACCAGGCCGAGGAAGGTCAGGCCCAGGAGAGCAGTGGGCAAGCCTCGCAAGCTGAAGAACAAGATGCCCCGGCTCTTTCCATTAACCATTACCCAGCTGCGATTGAAGACGGCCATTATAAGATGAGCGAGAGTCGGGGCTTGATGGCCCGGCCAAGTTCAGAAGCCAACCTACGCAACTTTGAAGAGGGCCTCTACCGGATCGCAGAGGGGCAATTCTCGACGGAAGAATATTACTTCCAAGAAGGTCAATTGATTACACGAGAAATGGCCAACCAGTGGCTAGGGGCTAAGACTAAAGACAATCCGGAGGGGCTCAACCCCGAAGGCAGTGCCTCGGATAAGCGAGAAGATTACCAGCCTAAGTATCTCAACAGTATTCTAGAATATAATTTCATGAAAAAAGATGCTGAGGATAACTACCAGCTGGAAGGAGTCACTATCGGTTTGGCTCTCAATTCAGAAGATACCTTCAGCAATGGAGAAAGCCAGGAAAAAATAAGTATCGACAAGGACCAAGCCTTGGAACATGGCAAGCAGATTGCAGAAGAAGTGGTGGCACGGATTCGCAAGGATAAAAAATATGCCAAACTTCCTATTCAAGTGGCCCTCTTCTACAATGGCCCTACCGATAGTTTAGCTGGTGGATCTTATGCTTCAGAAGTGGTTTCGGTAGCTGGGACGGCCTTCTCGGACTGGGAGAACTATGACACCCAGCACCTGGTCTTCGGCGTTGACGATGCGGCAGCTGAGGAGGATAATGTAGCCTTTGCGCGTTTCACTTCCGAAGTTGAAGATTTCTTCCCTCGCCTGAGTGGCATATCTGGGGTAGGAACATATGAAGAAGGCCGCTTGAGCCAGATTGATATTGAAATCAATACCCAGTTCGATGGCTATTCAGAGCTCGTTGCCCTGGTCCAACATACCATGAACACGGCCAATACAATCTTTAGGAACAATCGAGGAAGTATTACTATCCGCGTGGAAGGACCGAGTGGCATACGTGCTATTATGGAAAGGCAAGCGGGCGAGAATAACTTCACTTATGAAATGATCTCCTAA
- the gatC gene encoding Asp-tRNA(Asn)/Glu-tRNA(Gln) amidotransferase subunit GatC, which produces MEVNKDLIQHVAKLAKLSFTDEEIDKITDKFENIIHMVDQLEEVDTTDTPIMTWGIDLENVLREDEPVPGPGADVLLKNAQTPRDGFIGVPTVIDESEDNA; this is translated from the coding sequence ATGGAAGTAAACAAAGATTTAATTCAGCATGTTGCAAAATTAGCAAAATTATCCTTTACGGATGAGGAAATTGATAAAATTACCGACAAATTCGAAAATATTATCCACATGGTAGACCAGTTAGAGGAAGTGGATACAACAGATACGCCGATTATGACCTGGGGGATTGATCTGGAAAATGTCTTGCGCGAAGATGAGCCCGTACCAGGCCCTGGCGCTGACGTGCTCTTGAAGAATGCGCAAACCCCTCGTGATGGTTTTATTGGTGTACCAACAGTTATCGATGAAAGTGAGGACAATGCCTAA
- the gatA gene encoding Asp-tRNA(Asn)/Glu-tRNA(Gln) amidotransferase subunit GatA codes for MSKRFEETIRGLNQQLVDGDITAVELVEETIARIKALDETYNAFITLNEEAALEAAKASDEAGYSTDRPLQGIPLGIKDNIVTENLRTTAASRMLENFVPVYNSTVCDRLEAAGAIIIGKLNMDEFAMGGSTETSYFGQTRNPWDTDRVPGGSSGGSAAAVAGGEVVAALGSDTGGSIRQPAAFTGIVGLKPTYGLVSRWGLIAFGSSFDQIGPMTRTVEDNAIILEAIAGHDDHDSTTADLTVPKYSQNLDDGIEGLKVAVPKEFFAEGVDEKVQENVRQAIAKLEELGAIVEGVSIPHLKYGIPAYYILASSEASSNLQRFDGVRYGYRAENVKDLEDLYVRTRSEGFGPEVKMRIMLGTFALSSGYFDAYFNKAGKVRYLLRQELASVFEKYDVIAGPVSTTPAYKLGERVDDPLQMYMADLLTVPVNLAGLPGMSVPAGFDEDGLPIGLQLIGNYFDESTLYKTAYAFEQATDYQSKHPE; via the coding sequence ATGAGTAAGAGATTTGAGGAAACAATCCGTGGCCTGAACCAGCAATTAGTCGATGGCGACATTACAGCTGTTGAACTGGTTGAAGAGACCATCGCTCGCATCAAAGCTTTAGATGAAACTTACAATGCTTTTATCACTCTGAATGAAGAAGCGGCACTCGAAGCTGCTAAGGCGAGTGATGAAGCCGGCTACAGCACCGACCGTCCCCTACAAGGGATTCCTTTGGGGATTAAGGACAACATTGTGACGGAAAACTTGCGGACAACAGCGGCTTCCCGGATGTTAGAAAATTTTGTTCCAGTCTATAATTCAACGGTCTGCGACCGCTTAGAAGCTGCTGGTGCTATTATTATCGGTAAGTTAAATATGGACGAATTCGCTATGGGCGGGTCTACGGAAACTTCTTATTTCGGTCAAACCCGCAACCCATGGGATACCGACCGGGTTCCTGGTGGTTCTTCCGGTGGTTCAGCTGCGGCTGTCGCTGGGGGCGAAGTCGTTGCGGCCCTAGGTTCTGATACTGGGGGGTCTATCCGCCAACCGGCTGCTTTCACAGGGATTGTTGGTCTAAAACCAACTTATGGCCTGGTTTCTCGTTGGGGGCTGATTGCCTTCGGGAGCTCCTTTGACCAGATTGGGCCAATGACCCGGACGGTGGAAGATAATGCCATTATTCTCGAAGCCATTGCTGGCCATGATGACCACGACTCAACGACAGCTGACTTGACAGTACCTAAATATAGCCAAAACCTCGATGACGGCATTGAAGGGCTCAAAGTCGCTGTACCAAAAGAATTCTTCGCTGAAGGCGTCGATGAAAAGGTACAAGAAAATGTCCGTCAAGCCATTGCTAAATTAGAAGAATTAGGGGCTATTGTTGAAGGAGTCAGCATTCCTCACTTGAAGTACGGTATTCCTGCTTACTATATCCTCGCTTCATCAGAAGCTTCTTCTAACCTCCAACGTTTTGACGGTGTCCGCTACGGCTACCGAGCAGAAAACGTTAAGGACCTAGAAGATCTCTATGTGCGCACACGGTCTGAAGGTTTCGGACCAGAAGTTAAGATGCGTATTATGCTGGGAACTTTTGCCCTTTCTTCCGGTTACTTCGATGCCTACTTCAACAAGGCAGGTAAGGTGCGTTACCTACTCCGTCAAGAGCTGGCTTCGGTCTTTGAAAAATATGATGTCATTGCAGGACCTGTCTCCACGACACCCGCTTATAAATTGGGTGAGCGCGTCGATGATCCTCTACAAATGTACATGGCTGACCTCTTAACCGTGCCGGTCAACCTAGCTGGCCTGCCAGGCATGTCGGTTCCAGCCGGATTTGATGAAGATGGCTTGCCAATTGGGCTCCAATTAATTGGTAACTACTTCGATGAATCCACGCTCTACAAGACGGCTTATGCCTTCGAACAAGCAACTGACTACCAAAGTAAACACCCAGAATAG
- the gatB gene encoding Asp-tRNA(Asn)/Glu-tRNA(Gln) amidotransferase subunit GatB — translation MNYETVIGLEVHVELKTKSKVFSSAPTSFGAAPNENTNVVDWGYPGVLPFTNKKAVHYGLRAATALNCQVNPRQYFDRKNYFYPDNPKAYQISQLDKPLGEHGYVDIEVNGETKRIGIERIHLEEDAGKSIHSGQGSLVDLNRQGTPLVEIVSEADMRSPEEAYAYLEKIREIMMFINVSDVKMEEGSMRCDANISLRPYGQEAFGTKTEIKNLNSFNNVRRGLAYEEKRQAQVLNSGDQILQSTLRWDDANNKTVLMRVKEGEADYRYFPEPDLPPFTVSQEELDQIKADMPEMPDQRRKRYIEEFGLPEYDAKVLTLTREMSEFFDATLAAGADPKQASNWLMGEVSAYLNDNAKSLDEIGLTADNLAEMIQLIQDGTISSKIGKKVFKHLAEEGGSAKAYVESAGLVQISDPEQLVPMINDVIDANPQSLEDYQAGKKKAMGFLVGQIMKETRGQANPQVVNQLLKEELDKR, via the coding sequence GTGAATTATGAAACAGTCATTGGTCTGGAAGTCCATGTCGAATTAAAGACCAAGTCTAAAGTTTTTTCTAGTGCTCCTACCAGTTTCGGAGCTGCCCCAAATGAGAATACCAATGTGGTGGACTGGGGCTATCCAGGCGTTCTGCCTTTCACTAATAAAAAGGCTGTTCATTATGGCTTAAGAGCTGCGACGGCCTTAAACTGCCAAGTGAACCCACGTCAATACTTTGACCGGAAGAACTACTTCTACCCAGATAACCCTAAAGCTTATCAAATTTCTCAATTAGATAAGCCACTGGGTGAACATGGTTATGTCGATATTGAAGTCAATGGAGAGACCAAGCGGATCGGGATTGAACGAATCCACTTGGAAGAAGATGCCGGGAAGAGTATCCACTCTGGCCAAGGCTCTCTGGTTGACTTAAACCGCCAAGGGACACCCCTTGTTGAAATTGTTTCTGAAGCAGATATGCGCTCGCCTGAAGAAGCCTATGCCTATCTTGAAAAGATTCGTGAAATCATGATGTTTATCAATGTTTCCGATGTGAAGATGGAAGAAGGCTCGATGCGTTGCGATGCGAATATTTCCCTCCGTCCTTATGGGCAAGAAGCTTTCGGAACTAAGACCGAAATTAAGAACTTGAACTCCTTTAACAATGTGCGTCGCGGCCTGGCTTATGAAGAGAAACGCCAAGCTCAGGTTCTTAACAGCGGTGACCAAATCTTACAATCTACCCTACGTTGGGACGATGCCAATAACAAGACAGTCTTGATGCGGGTTAAGGAAGGAGAAGCGGACTACCGTTACTTCCCAGAACCTGATCTGCCTCCATTTACAGTGAGCCAGGAAGAATTAGACCAAATCAAGGCTGACATGCCTGAGATGCCAGACCAACGCCGTAAACGTTACATTGAAGAATTCGGTCTGCCAGAATACGACGCCAAGGTCTTAACCTTGACCCGTGAAATGTCTGAGTTCTTCGACGCCACGCTAGCTGCGGGCGCCGATCCGAAGCAAGCGTCGAACTGGTTGATGGGCGAAGTCTCTGCCTACCTAAACGATAATGCCAAGAGCCTTGACGAAATCGGCTTAACAGCTGATAACTTAGCGGAAATGATCCAACTTATCCAAGACGGGACGATTTCTAGCAAGATCGGGAAGAAAGTCTTCAAACACCTCGCTGAAGAGGGCGGGTCTGCTAAGGCCTATGTTGAATCAGCAGGACTGGTTCAAATCTCTGATCCTGAACAATTAGTGCCAATGATTAACGACGTCATTGATGCCAACCCTCAATCCTTGGAAGACTACCAAGCTGGTAAGAAGAAAGCAATGGGCTTCTTAGTTGGTCAGATTATGAAGGAAACGCGCGGTCAAGCCAACCCACAAGTTGTCAACCAATTGCTTAAAGAAGAATTAGATAAGCGTTAA
- a CDS encoding YkvI family membrane protein — MDAKIKNMFHIGLAYLGVIIGAGFASGKEMLQYFVSFGKEGIWGVALSACLFVIGGIVLLQFGSYYKAQEHSELFNHISSPLVSKIIDFIINMNLFCTGFIMIAGAGTNLNQQFGLPIWVGALILSGLVIVTAYMDVDRVTTLIGAITPFVIVFLIGILIHTLIQQPLTFEEAMALSASQPTTLPNWLISTLNYSCLALMLALSMAVVIGGEQYSPKQAGFGGLFGGLLVGALLFASFFSISLNIDQVAGSSMPLLALFNAINPTLGLVMALIIFGMIYNTAIGTYYALAKRVSRAQPEKFSRNMIFLVAVGFVLSFIGFETLVAYLFPFIGYCGFFVIALLIIQWGLRYRHIHKESGIRERLLEHEERRLSEDYDFDREDAAQMRDLYDESRVDNKELYDEVTEIGQEEFGEDAAPQD; from the coding sequence ATGGATGCTAAAATAAAAAATATGTTCCACATCGGCCTAGCCTACTTGGGTGTTATCATTGGGGCAGGATTTGCGAGTGGTAAGGAGATGCTGCAGTACTTTGTTAGTTTTGGCAAAGAGGGAATTTGGGGTGTGGCCCTGTCGGCATGCCTCTTTGTTATTGGGGGGATCGTCCTCCTTCAGTTTGGCTCTTACTACAAGGCCCAGGAGCACAGCGAACTTTTCAACCATATTTCTTCGCCCCTGGTGTCAAAAATTATTGATTTTATCATTAATATGAATCTCTTCTGTACGGGCTTTATTATGATTGCGGGAGCGGGGACTAATCTCAACCAGCAGTTCGGCTTGCCCATCTGGGTGGGGGCCTTGATCTTGTCGGGCCTGGTTATAGTCACTGCCTATATGGATGTGGACCGAGTGACGACTTTGATTGGTGCCATTACGCCTTTTGTCATTGTTTTTCTGATTGGGATCCTTATCCATACCCTGATCCAACAGCCTCTGACCTTTGAGGAGGCGATGGCACTATCAGCTAGTCAACCGACGACTCTGCCGAATTGGTTGATTTCGACTCTGAATTATTCCTGCCTGGCCTTGATGCTAGCCTTGTCCATGGCAGTTGTGATTGGTGGGGAACAGTACAGTCCCAAGCAGGCAGGTTTTGGCGGGCTCTTCGGAGGCCTCTTGGTTGGTGCCCTCCTCTTCGCTTCCTTCTTCTCCATTAGCTTGAATATCGACCAGGTGGCAGGGTCATCCATGCCCCTCTTAGCCCTCTTCAACGCTATTAATCCAACGCTGGGCTTGGTCATGGCGCTGATTATCTTTGGTATGATTTACAATACAGCCATCGGAACCTACTATGCCCTAGCCAAGCGGGTGTCGAGAGCCCAACCAGAAAAATTCAGCCGCAATATGATTTTTTTAGTAGCGGTTGGTTTTGTCCTTTCTTTTATTGGTTTTGAAACCTTAGTGGCCTATCTCTTCCCCTTTATTGGCTATTGTGGCTTCTTCGTGATTGCCCTATTAATCATCCAATGGGGCCTACGTTACCGCCACATTCATAAAGAGAGCGGCATTCGCGAACGTTTACTGGAACATGAGGAGCGGCGCTTATCGGAGGACTATGACTTTGACCGGGAGGACGCTGCCCAGATGCGCGACCTTTACGATGAATCGCGTGTGGATAATAAGGAACTATATGATGAAGTGACTGAAATTGGTCAAGAAGAATTTGGTGAAGATGCGGCTCCTCAAGACTAA
- a CDS encoding TIGR02328 family protein, with translation MRLWHQDLIPALPRQQLLGQHRECAALRGGGWGKKHATVDYVFNYSPYRLYAYHQLVIGEMKARGYHPDPAWEDKNYRGKKCAPYSNLEAVPISQPIFPEHDAAYMDECLANLRNKGIKL, from the coding sequence ATGCGACTCTGGCACCAGGACCTGATTCCAGCCTTACCCCGCCAACAGCTCCTAGGCCAGCACCGAGAGTGTGCTGCACTGCGTGGAGGCGGCTGGGGGAAGAAACACGCAACGGTCGACTATGTTTTTAACTATTCCCCCTACCGGCTCTATGCCTACCACCAGCTCGTTATCGGTGAAATGAAGGCTCGGGGCTACCATCCTGACCCAGCTTGGGAAGATAAGAATTATCGGGGCAAGAAGTGTGCGCCCTACTCTAATTTAGAAGCAGTTCCTATCAGCCAGCCCATCTTTCCCGAACACGATGCGGCTTATATGGACGAGTGCCTAGCTAACCTCAGAAATAAGGGGATCAAACTTTAA